The Streptomyces tendae genome has a window encoding:
- a CDS encoding serine hydrolase domain-containing protein, whose protein sequence is MTVLRQEADPGEAGLDAKALERLDGELTRRVDAGELPGFLVAVARAGRVAHLTTYGARDLAAGLPVGPDTLWRIYSMTKPVTTVGALMLVEDGLLSLDDEVGRHLPAFAEPRVYVDGSGDRVRTRPASGPLLVRHLMTHTAGLTFAFYHAHPVDALYRAAGLESSVAPGTDLAGTTDVYASLPLRFDPGTRWNYSVATNVLGRIVEVVSGRPLDVFLAERVFRPLGMTDAGFEVTDAQAERLAELYGETDDGGIEPIPGTPLRGRPRFLSGSGGMVASAHDMHRFMEVLRRHGELDGTRLLRPGTVRLMTQNHLPGGADLRSAGVPPHDDPGNEGVGFGLGVSVVVDPSRTREPSGLGSYGWSGVATTTFWVDPGRDLTVQFYTQVRPRSSHTVYRDLKRLVHEALTD, encoded by the coding sequence ATGACCGTGTTGCGGCAGGAGGCCGACCCCGGCGAGGCAGGGCTGGACGCGAAGGCGCTGGAGCGCCTGGACGGGGAGCTCACCCGCCGGGTCGACGCGGGCGAGCTCCCCGGGTTCCTGGTGGCCGTCGCCCGCGCGGGGCGTGTCGCGCACCTGACGACGTACGGGGCGCGGGACCTGGCGGCCGGCCTGCCGGTGGGACCCGACACCCTGTGGCGGATCTACTCCATGACCAAGCCGGTGACCACCGTCGGCGCGCTGATGCTGGTGGAGGACGGGCTGCTGTCCCTGGACGACGAGGTGGGCCGCCACCTCCCCGCGTTCGCGGAGCCGCGCGTGTACGTGGACGGCTCGGGGGACCGGGTACGGACGCGGCCGGCGTCCGGCCCGCTGCTGGTGCGGCACCTGATGACGCACACCGCCGGGCTGACGTTCGCCTTCTACCACGCCCATCCGGTCGACGCCCTCTACCGCGCGGCCGGCCTCGAGTCGTCGGTGGCGCCGGGCACGGACCTCGCCGGGACGACGGACGTGTACGCGAGCCTGCCGCTGCGGTTCGACCCGGGCACGCGGTGGAACTACTCGGTCGCCACGAACGTCCTCGGCCGCATCGTCGAGGTCGTCTCCGGCCGCCCCCTCGACGTCTTCCTCGCCGAGCGCGTGTTCCGGCCGCTCGGGATGACGGACGCCGGGTTCGAGGTGACCGACGCTCAGGCGGAACGGCTCGCGGAGCTGTACGGCGAGACGGACGACGGGGGCATCGAGCCGATCCCCGGAACGCCGCTGCGGGGCCGCCCCCGCTTCCTGTCCGGCAGCGGCGGCATGGTGGCCTCCGCGCACGACATGCACCGCTTCATGGAAGTGCTGCGCCGGCACGGCGAACTCGACGGCACGCGGCTGCTCCGTCCCGGGACGGTGCGTCTGATGACCCAAAACCACCTCCCGGGCGGCGCCGATCTGCGCTCCGCCGGTGTCCCCCCGCACGACGACCCCGGCAACGAGGGCGTCGGGTTCGGCCTCGGCGTCTCCGTCGTCGTCGACCCCTCCCGCACCCGGGAGCCGTCCGGCCTGGGCAGTTACGGCTGGAGCGGGGTGGCCACCACCACCTTCTGGGTCGACCCCGGCCGCGACCTGACCGTGCAGTTCTACACGCAGGTGCGGCCCAGGTCCTCCCACACCGTCTACCGCGACCTCAAACGGCTGGTGCACGAGGCACTCACCGACTGA
- the gnd gene encoding phosphogluconate dehydrogenase (NAD(+)-dependent, decarboxylating), whose product MQIGLVGLGKMGGNMRERLRRAGHTVVGFDANPDVSDVPHLSDLVDQLEGPRAVWVMVPAGGPTQDVVDRLASLLKHDDIVVDGGNSRWTDDEKHAKELAARGIGFVDAGVSGGVWGLEHGYALMVGGEKEHVERLEPIFEALKPDGPYGYVHAGKVGAGHFAKMVHNGIEYAMMQAYAEGWELLEKVQSVDNVREVFRSWQDGTVIRSWLLDLAVNALDDDEHLQRLRGYAQDSGEGRWTVEAAIDNAVPLPAITASLFARFASRQEDSPQMKMVAALRNQFGGHAVESAKKA is encoded by the coding sequence ATGCAGATCGGTCTTGTTGGTCTGGGCAAGATGGGCGGCAACATGCGCGAGCGGCTGCGCCGCGCGGGCCACACCGTCGTCGGGTTCGACGCCAACCCCGACGTGTCCGACGTACCGCACCTGTCCGACCTGGTCGACCAGCTCGAAGGGCCGCGCGCGGTCTGGGTGATGGTCCCCGCGGGTGGCCCCACCCAGGATGTCGTCGACCGGCTGGCGAGCCTCCTCAAGCACGACGACATCGTGGTGGACGGCGGCAACTCCCGCTGGACCGACGACGAGAAGCACGCCAAGGAGCTGGCCGCCCGGGGCATCGGCTTCGTCGACGCCGGCGTCTCCGGCGGCGTGTGGGGCCTGGAACACGGCTACGCCCTCATGGTCGGCGGCGAGAAGGAGCACGTGGAGCGGCTCGAGCCGATCTTCGAGGCCCTCAAGCCGGACGGCCCGTACGGCTACGTGCACGCGGGCAAGGTCGGCGCCGGGCACTTCGCGAAGATGGTCCACAACGGCATCGAGTACGCCATGATGCAGGCCTACGCCGAGGGCTGGGAGCTGCTGGAGAAGGTCCAGTCGGTGGACAACGTCCGGGAGGTCTTCCGCTCCTGGCAGGACGGCACCGTCATCCGTTCCTGGCTGCTCGACCTGGCGGTCAACGCCCTCGACGACGACGAGCACCTCCAGCGGCTGCGCGGCTACGCGCAGGACTCCGGCGAGGGCCGCTGGACGGTGGAGGCGGCCATCGACAACGCCGTGCCGCTGCCCGCGATCACCGCGTCGCTGTTCGCGCGGTTCGCCTCCCGCCAGGAGGACTCGCCGCAGATGAAGATGGTCGCGGCGCTGCGCAACCAGTTCGGCGGCCACGCCGTCGAGTCGGCGAAGAAGGCGTAG
- the zwf gene encoding glucose-6-phosphate dehydrogenase: MTDETTEPAVDAPEAEHGERADTVAALTAPPPGWANPLRDTRDRRLPRIAGPSGLVIFGVTGDLSRRKLMPAVYDLANRGLLPPGFSLVGFARRDWEDQDFAEVVHDAVKEHARTPFREEVWQQLSEGMRFVPGDFDDDHAFDQLRKAVDELDTSRGTSGNYAFYLSVPPKFFPKVVQQLKKHGLADAPEGSWRRAVIEKPFGHDLQSAQDLNAIVHEVFDPEQVFRIDHYLGKETVQNILALRFANQMFEPIWNRSFVDHVQITMAEDIGIGGRAGYYDGIGAARDVIQNHLLQLLALTAMEEPASFDAASLLTEKLKVFRAVRLPDDLGRHTVRGQYAAAWQGGAKVRGYLEEEGIDRSSKTDTYAAIKLGVDNRRWAGVPFYLRTGKRLGRRVTEIAVVFQRAPHSPFDTSATEELGQNAIVIRVQPDEGVTVRFGSKVPGTSMELRDVTMDFAYGESFTESSPEAYERLILDVLLGDANLFPRHQEVEESWKILDPIEEYWASHGRPAQYTSGSWGPAEADEMLARDGRSWRRP; the protein is encoded by the coding sequence ATGACCGACGAGACCACCGAACCGGCGGTGGACGCCCCGGAGGCGGAGCACGGGGAGCGGGCGGACACCGTGGCCGCCCTCACCGCGCCCCCGCCCGGCTGGGCCAACCCGCTGCGCGACACCCGGGACCGCCGGCTGCCCCGGATCGCGGGCCCTTCCGGTCTGGTCATCTTCGGGGTGACCGGCGACCTGTCCCGCAGGAAGCTGATGCCGGCCGTGTACGACCTCGCCAACCGGGGGCTGCTGCCGCCCGGCTTCTCCCTGGTGGGTTTCGCCCGCCGTGACTGGGAGGACCAGGACTTCGCCGAGGTGGTGCACGACGCGGTCAAGGAGCACGCCCGCACCCCGTTCCGCGAAGAGGTCTGGCAGCAGCTGTCCGAGGGCATGCGCTTCGTCCCCGGCGACTTCGACGACGACCACGCCTTCGACCAGCTGCGCAAGGCGGTCGACGAGCTGGACACCTCCCGGGGCACCAGCGGCAACTACGCCTTCTACCTCTCCGTGCCGCCGAAGTTCTTCCCCAAGGTGGTCCAGCAGCTCAAGAAGCACGGACTCGCCGACGCCCCCGAGGGGTCCTGGCGGCGCGCGGTCATCGAGAAACCGTTCGGACACGACCTGCAGTCCGCCCAGGACCTGAACGCCATCGTCCACGAGGTGTTCGACCCGGAGCAGGTCTTCCGCATCGACCACTACCTGGGCAAGGAGACCGTCCAGAACATCCTGGCGCTGCGCTTCGCCAACCAGATGTTCGAGCCGATCTGGAACCGGTCCTTCGTGGACCACGTGCAGATCACCATGGCCGAGGACATCGGCATCGGCGGCCGGGCCGGCTACTACGACGGCATCGGCGCCGCCCGCGACGTCATCCAGAACCACCTGCTCCAGCTGCTGGCCCTCACCGCGATGGAGGAACCCGCCTCCTTCGACGCGGCGTCGCTGCTGACCGAGAAGCTGAAGGTGTTCCGGGCCGTGCGTCTCCCCGACGACCTGGGCCGGCACACCGTGCGCGGGCAGTACGCGGCCGCCTGGCAGGGCGGCGCCAAGGTCCGCGGCTACCTGGAGGAGGAAGGCATCGACCGCTCCTCCAAGACCGACACGTACGCGGCGATCAAGCTCGGGGTGGACAACCGCCGCTGGGCGGGCGTGCCCTTCTATCTGCGCACCGGCAAGCGCCTGGGCCGCCGGGTCACCGAGATCGCCGTGGTCTTCCAGCGGGCGCCGCACTCCCCCTTCGACACCTCGGCCACCGAGGAGCTCGGCCAGAACGCCATCGTGATCCGCGTCCAGCCGGACGAGGGCGTCACAGTGCGGTTCGGCTCCAAGGTGCCCGGCACGTCGATGGAGCTGCGGGACGTGACCATGGACTTCGCCTACGGCGAGTCGTTCACCGAGTCCAGCCCGGAGGCCTACGAACGGCTCATCCTGGACGTCCTCCTGGGGGACGCCAACCTGTTCCCCCGTCACCAGGAAGTGGAAGAGTCCTGGAAGATCCTCGATCCGATCGAGGAGTACTGGGCGTCGCACGGTCGGCCGGCGCAGTACACCTCGGGCAGCTGGGGACCCGCGGAAGCCGACGAGATGCTCGCACGAGACGGACGGAGCTGGCGCAGGCCATGA
- a CDS encoding PPOX class F420-dependent oxidoreductase, whose product MTQDAEQNALLALLSEAHGGVLVTLKRDGRPQLSNVMHAYYPDERVIRVSLTEDRAKTRNLRRDPRASYHVTTADRWAYTVAEGTADLTPVAGQPYDETVEELIRLYRDINGEHEDWEEYRAAMVRDRRLVLRLRVERAYGIPRRAAEA is encoded by the coding sequence ATGACCCAGGACGCAGAACAGAACGCACTGCTCGCCCTGCTCTCCGAGGCCCACGGCGGAGTGCTCGTCACGCTGAAACGCGACGGACGGCCCCAGCTGTCCAACGTCATGCACGCCTACTACCCCGACGAGCGGGTCATCCGCGTCTCCCTCACCGAGGACCGGGCCAAGACCCGCAACCTGCGGCGCGACCCGCGGGCCTCGTACCACGTGACCACCGCCGACCGGTGGGCGTACACCGTGGCGGAGGGGACCGCCGACCTGACGCCGGTCGCCGGGCAGCCGTACGACGAGACGGTGGAGGAGCTGATCCGGCTCTACCGGGACATCAACGGCGAGCACGAGGACTGGGAGGAGTACCGGGCGGCCATGGTCCGCGACCGCCGGCTGGTGCTGCGGCTGCGCGTCGAACGTGCGTACGGTATCCCGCGTCGCGCCGCCGAGGCCTAG
- a CDS encoding ATP-binding cassette domain-containing protein, which produces MVTSTGPQPDGQHVADSHDLIRVHGARENNLKDVSVELPKRRLTVFTGVSGSGKSSLVFDTIAAESQRMINETYSAFLQGFMPTLARPEVDVLEGLTTAITVDQQRMGSDPRSTVGTATDANAMLRILFSRLGKPYFGPPGAFSFNVASVQASGGFTVDRGAEKTKTEKVTFSRTGGMCTRCEGRGTVSDIDLTQLYDDSKSLSQDPFTIPTYTGGGWVVRVITESGFFDPDKPIREYTKKERQDFLYREPTKVKIGGANLTYEGLIPKLQKSMLSKDREAMQPHIRAFVDRAVTFTTCPECDGTRLTAGARSSKIKGISIADACSIEIRDLAEWVRGVDEPSVAPLLTALQHTLDSFVEIGLGYLSLDRASGTLSGGEAQRVKMIRHLGSSLTDVTYVFDEPTIGLHPHDIQRMNDLLLRLRDKGNTVLVVEHKPEAIAIADHVVDLGPGAGTEGGTVCFEGTVEGLRASGTITGRHLDDRATVKDTVRTPTGILPIRGATANNLQNVDVDIPLGVLTVVTGVAGSGKSSLVHGSVPSDQGVVAVDQTPIRGSRRSNPATYTGLLEPIRKAFAKANGVKPALFSANSEGACPTCNGAGVVFTDLGMMAGVSTTCEDCGGKRFDGSVLEYRFGGRDISEVLGMSVTEAEEFFREGEARLPAAHKIVQRMADVGLGYLTLGQPLTTLSGGERQRLKLATHMGDKGGVYVLDEPTTGLHLADVEQLLGLLDRLVDSGKSVIVIEHHQAVMAHADWIIDLGPGAGHDGGRIVFEGTPADLVAARSTLTGEHLAQYVGA; this is translated from the coding sequence ATGGTCACGAGCACGGGCCCGCAGCCTGACGGACAGCACGTCGCCGACAGCCACGACCTGATCCGCGTGCACGGAGCGCGCGAGAACAACCTCAAGGACGTCAGCGTAGAGCTGCCCAAGCGCCGCCTGACCGTGTTCACCGGTGTGTCCGGCTCGGGCAAGAGCTCGCTGGTCTTCGACACCATCGCCGCCGAGTCGCAGCGGATGATCAACGAGACGTACAGCGCCTTCCTGCAGGGGTTCATGCCCACGCTCGCGCGTCCCGAGGTCGACGTGCTGGAGGGCCTGACCACCGCGATCACCGTCGACCAGCAGCGGATGGGGTCCGACCCGCGGTCCACGGTCGGCACCGCCACCGACGCCAACGCGATGCTGCGCATCCTCTTCAGCCGCCTCGGCAAGCCGTACTTCGGCCCGCCCGGCGCCTTCTCCTTCAACGTCGCCTCGGTGCAGGCGAGCGGCGGCTTCACCGTCGACCGCGGCGCCGAGAAGACCAAGACCGAGAAGGTGACGTTCTCCCGCACCGGGGGCATGTGCACCCGCTGCGAGGGCCGCGGCACGGTCTCCGACATCGACCTCACCCAGCTCTACGACGACTCCAAGTCGCTCTCGCAGGACCCCTTCACCATCCCCACCTACACCGGCGGCGGCTGGGTGGTGCGGGTCATCACCGAGTCCGGATTCTTCGACCCGGACAAGCCGATCCGCGAGTACACCAAGAAGGAGCGCCAGGACTTCCTGTACCGCGAGCCCACCAAGGTGAAGATCGGCGGGGCCAACCTCACGTACGAGGGGCTGATCCCCAAGCTGCAGAAGTCGATGCTGAGCAAGGACCGCGAGGCGATGCAGCCGCACATCCGGGCCTTCGTGGACCGGGCGGTCACCTTCACCACCTGCCCAGAGTGCGACGGCACCCGGCTCACCGCGGGCGCCCGGTCCTCGAAGATCAAGGGCATCAGCATCGCCGACGCCTGCTCCATCGAGATCAGGGACCTCGCCGAGTGGGTCCGTGGGGTCGACGAGCCGTCCGTGGCGCCGCTGCTGACCGCCCTGCAGCACACCCTCGACTCGTTCGTGGAGATCGGCCTCGGCTATCTCTCCCTCGACCGGGCGTCGGGCACCCTGTCGGGCGGTGAGGCGCAGCGCGTCAAGATGATCCGCCACCTGGGTTCCTCACTGACCGACGTCACCTACGTCTTCGACGAGCCCACGATCGGCCTGCACCCGCACGACATCCAGCGGATGAACGACCTGCTGCTGCGGCTGCGCGACAAGGGCAACACGGTGCTGGTCGTGGAGCACAAGCCGGAGGCGATCGCCATCGCCGACCATGTCGTCGACCTGGGTCCCGGCGCCGGCACCGAGGGCGGCACCGTCTGCTTCGAGGGCACCGTCGAAGGGCTCCGGGCCAGCGGCACCATCACCGGCCGCCACCTCGACGACCGCGCCACGGTCAAGGACACGGTCCGCACCCCCACCGGCATCCTCCCGATCCGCGGCGCCACGGCGAACAACCTCCAGAACGTCGACGTCGACATCCCTCTCGGCGTCCTCACCGTCGTCACCGGCGTGGCCGGCTCCGGCAAGAGCTCCCTGGTGCACGGGTCGGTCCCCTCCGACCAGGGGGTGGTCGCGGTCGACCAGACGCCTATCCGCGGCTCCCGGCGCAGCAACCCCGCGACCTACACGGGGCTGCTCGAACCGATCCGGAAGGCGTTCGCCAAGGCCAACGGCGTGAAGCCGGCGCTGTTCAGCGCCAACTCGGAGGGCGCCTGCCCCACGTGCAACGGCGCCGGGGTCGTCTTCACCGACCTGGGCATGATGGCCGGAGTCTCCACCACCTGCGAGGACTGCGGCGGCAAGCGGTTCGACGGCTCGGTGCTCGAGTACCGCTTCGGCGGCCGCGACATCAGCGAGGTGCTCGGGATGTCGGTGACCGAGGCGGAGGAGTTCTTCCGGGAGGGCGAGGCGCGGCTGCCGGCCGCGCACAAGATCGTGCAGCGGATGGCGGACGTCGGTCTCGGCTACCTCACCCTGGGCCAGCCGCTCACCACCCTGTCCGGCGGTGAACGGCAGCGCCTGAAGCTGGCCACCCACATGGGCGACAAGGGCGGCGTCTACGTGCTGGACGAGCCGACCACCGGTCTGCACCTCGCCGACGTCGAGCAGCTGCTCGGGCTGCTGGACCGCCTCGTCGACTCCGGCAAGTCCGTGATCGTCATCGAGCACCACCAGGCCGTCATGGCGCACGCCGACTGGATCATCGACCTGGGCCCCGGTGCCGGCCACGACGGCGGACGGATCGTCTTCGAGGGCACCCCGGCCGACCTGGTCGCCGCACGCTCCACGCTCACGGGCGAGCATCTGGCGCAGTACGTCGGCGCCTGA
- a CDS encoding helix-turn-helix domain-containing protein, whose protein sequence is MAGRFPQGSDGGARKADVGDGGGIRTFPFPVERSVCGVGMQIAPMGPDRTWRADAPLDRVHRIEFHIVMLLDGGPLRHMIDFTEYEATAGDVLWIRPGQVHRFSRESEYRGTVLTMQPGFLPRATVEATGLYRYDRPPLTRPGPAQFTALRAASDQLRREYEDTATLPLSLHTAVLRHSLTAFLLRLAHLTAGTGDSARPADDSTFTLFREAVERDFATNHSVSAYADALGYSRRTLARAVGAATGETPKAFIDKRVVLEAKRLLAHTDLPIGRVGAAVGFPDPANFSKFFQQHTDTAPAAFRAEHR, encoded by the coding sequence ATGGCGGGCAGATTCCCCCAGGGGAGTGACGGCGGCGCCCGGAAGGCGGACGTCGGCGACGGCGGCGGAATCAGGACCTTCCCCTTCCCGGTCGAGCGGAGCGTGTGCGGTGTCGGCATGCAGATCGCCCCGATGGGCCCCGACCGCACCTGGCGTGCCGACGCGCCGCTGGACCGGGTGCACCGCATCGAGTTCCACATCGTGATGCTGCTCGACGGCGGACCGCTCCGGCACATGATCGACTTCACCGAGTACGAGGCCACGGCGGGCGATGTGCTGTGGATCCGCCCGGGGCAGGTCCACCGCTTCTCCCGGGAGAGCGAGTACCGCGGAACCGTCCTGACCATGCAGCCCGGCTTCCTGCCCCGCGCCACCGTCGAGGCCACCGGCCTCTACCGCTACGACCGCCCGCCGTTGACGCGCCCCGGCCCGGCGCAGTTCACCGCGCTCAGGGCCGCGTCGGACCAACTGCGCCGCGAGTACGAGGACACGGCCACCCTGCCGCTGAGTCTGCACACGGCCGTGCTCCGCCACTCCCTCACCGCGTTCCTGCTGCGGCTGGCCCATCTCACCGCCGGTACGGGCGACTCAGCCCGGCCGGCCGACGACAGCACCTTCACCCTGTTCCGGGAGGCGGTGGAGCGGGACTTCGCCACCAACCACAGCGTCAGCGCGTACGCCGACGCCCTCGGCTACTCCCGGCGCACCCTGGCACGCGCGGTGGGCGCCGCCACGGGGGAGACGCCCAAGGCGTTCATCGACAAGCGGGTGGTGCTGGAGGCCAAGCGGCTCCTCGCCCACACCGATCTGCCCATAGGGCGGGTGGGGGCCGCCGTCGGGTTCCCGGACCCGGCGAACTTCTCCAAGTTCTTCCAGCAGCACACGGACACCGCCCCGGCCGCGTTCCGCGCGGAACACCGCTGA
- the opcA gene encoding glucose-6-phosphate dehydrogenase assembly protein OpcA codes for MKIDLTDTTASKINKALVQGRRAIGTPAVGMVLTMVIVTDEENAYDSIKAAEEASHEHPSRTLVVIKRHARNPRERTRSRLDAEVRVGSEAGTGETVVLRTYGEVSEHADSVVLPLLLPDAPVVVWWPAEAPDNPSQDPLGALGQRRITDLYAVENPMEALRARQRAYAPGDTDLAWTRLTLWRSMLAAALDQARTAVTSATVEAEADNPAAELLARWLEARLRVSVDRVVTAGPVVTAVRLGTEGGEIVIDRPEGPLATLTLPGQPARRLALKVRPTSELIAEELRRLDADEMYAVALRGEATEETPAHV; via the coding sequence ATGAAGATCGACCTGACCGACACCACGGCAAGCAAGATCAACAAGGCGTTGGTGCAGGGCCGCCGCGCCATCGGCACACCGGCCGTGGGCATGGTCCTGACGATGGTGATCGTCACGGACGAGGAGAACGCCTACGACTCGATCAAGGCGGCCGAGGAGGCCTCGCACGAGCACCCCTCGCGCACCCTGGTCGTGATCAAGCGGCACGCCCGCAACCCGCGCGAGCGGACCCGGTCGCGGCTGGACGCCGAGGTCCGGGTGGGCTCGGAGGCCGGCACCGGTGAGACCGTGGTGCTGCGGACCTACGGCGAGGTGTCCGAGCACGCCGACTCGGTCGTGCTGCCGCTGCTGCTGCCCGACGCCCCGGTGGTGGTGTGGTGGCCGGCGGAAGCGCCGGACAACCCCTCCCAGGACCCGCTGGGCGCACTCGGCCAGCGCCGGATCACCGACCTGTACGCGGTGGAGAACCCGATGGAGGCGCTGCGCGCCCGGCAGCGCGCCTACGCGCCCGGCGACACCGACCTCGCCTGGACCCGGCTGACCCTGTGGCGCTCCATGCTGGCCGCCGCCCTCGACCAGGCCCGGACCGCCGTCACGTCGGCGACCGTCGAGGCCGAGGCCGACAACCCGGCCGCCGAGCTGCTGGCGCGCTGGCTGGAGGCCCGGCTGCGGGTCTCCGTCGACCGGGTGGTGACCGCTGGCCCGGTGGTCACGGCGGTCCGTCTGGGCACCGAGGGCGGCGAGATCGTCATCGACCGCCCCGAGGGCCCCCTGGCCACGCTCACCCTGCCCGGGCAGCCCGCGCGCCGGCTGGCGCTGAAGGTCCGTCCCACCTCCGAACTCATCGCCGAGGAGCTCAGGCGCCTCGACGCGGACGAGATGTACGCCGTCGCCCTGCGCGGCGAGGCCACCGAGGAGACCCCCGCCCATGTCTGA
- a CDS encoding histidine phosphatase family protein, with product MGDLLLARHGETEWSRSGRHTGGTDLPLTPAGEAQARSLAPLLADRSFALVLTSPLARARRTAELAGLTGALPEPDLREWDYGGYEGVTTADIHTTRPGWDLWTDGVPPGREFPGESPEQVGARADRVLARVAGALEEGDVMLVAHGHLLRVLTARRLGLPPADGRLFRLETGTLSRLSLEHGSPVVAEWNTRPPEPAQG from the coding sequence ATGGGGGATCTGCTGCTTGCCCGGCACGGTGAGACGGAGTGGAGCAGGTCGGGCCGCCACACCGGCGGCACCGACCTGCCGCTGACTCCGGCCGGTGAGGCACAGGCCAGGTCGCTGGCGCCGCTGCTGGCGGACCGGTCCTTCGCCCTGGTCCTCACCAGCCCGCTGGCCCGCGCCCGCCGCACCGCCGAGCTGGCGGGCCTCACCGGCGCCCTGCCGGAGCCGGACCTGCGCGAATGGGACTACGGCGGGTACGAGGGCGTGACCACCGCGGACATCCACACCACCCGGCCCGGCTGGGACCTGTGGACCGACGGGGTGCCGCCCGGCCGGGAGTTCCCCGGCGAGTCGCCGGAACAGGTCGGTGCCCGCGCCGACCGGGTGCTGGCCCGGGTGGCCGGCGCCCTGGAGGAGGGGGACGTGATGCTGGTCGCCCACGGCCATCTGCTGCGGGTCCTCACGGCCCGCCGCCTGGGCCTGCCCCCCGCCGACGGCCGCCTCTTCCGCCTGGAGACGGGCACCCTGAGCCGGCTGTCCCTGGAGCACGGCTCCCCGGTGGTCGCGGAGTGGAACACCCGGCCGCCGGAGCCGGCACAGGGGTGA